One Argentina anserina chromosome 6, drPotAnse1.1, whole genome shotgun sequence genomic window, CCTCACATTATTTTCTGAATATTGGTCAGATGCTTTACTCCAAAGCGTGTAAAATATGTTGGCCACGATCAGTTGCATATACAGCAAGCAGTGGTCATGCACCAGAAAAGCTCTAGATACTTGCAGATGGATTTTATAGATAAATTCTTCAAGTGAATATGACTGTATTATCCACTATTTAGTACATGACAGCCTTATATACTGTTTTGTTAATTAGTTAACTCATCAATGTATGTCTGGTAAGAAAGAAACTTGAAGTTATGGTAACTTATTAAAACAGATCAAAGAATTGAAGCACTAGCTTATTATGATATTTGAGGTTCATGTCTCTGGACTCTGGtcattacatttccattttggatatatatatatatataggtcatTATAGGTTTTTTGGATCTATTTCTATCAAACACTCAACAATGTCTACCCTTCTGATGAGGATAACACTtgctcttctctttctctcactAGTTCCACTCAGACCAGGTAAGACTCGCTATACTTTTTTGAGTTTCATGTCCATTTGTATCAGCTAAATGCTTCATGGAAATTTAGTCACTGGATCTAGTACGTTATACTTCTTCTGGCATAGCTTCCTAATGTTTGTGTGCACGCGCATTGCAATTTACAGTGGATGCGGATTTTGAGCAATGGTGTATTGCTGATGAACAAACCCCGGACGATGAGTTACAGGAAGCAATAGATTGGGCCTGTGGTAGAGGAGGTGCAGATTGTAGCAAGATTCAGATAAACCAACCTTGCTTTTCCCCAAACACCCTGAAAGACCATGCTTCCTTTGCTTTCAACAACTACTTCCAGAAGTTCAAACACAAAGGTGGATCTTGCTACTTCAAGGGAGCTGCCATGATTACAGAACTTGATCCCAGTAAGCACTTAACTCGGTAAACTTTTCTTTGGCAATGCATACAATCACATGATATTGAGTCAAGATAGGGCAATGTCCAAGTTCCTAGATAGAAAATGTAAGAAATGTTTGGATCTGTCATACAATCGAAGCTCAAGAGTTACTAAATTTGTTCACCAaatgagacagtatttacag contains:
- the LOC126799964 gene encoding glucan endo-1,3-beta-glucosidase 1 → MSTLLMRITLALLFLSLVPLRPVDADFEQWCIADEQTPDDELQEAIDWACGRGGADCSKIQINQPCFSPNTLKDHASFAFNNYFQKFKHKGGSCYFKGAAMITELDPSHGPCKYDYLP